From Musa acuminata AAA Group cultivar baxijiao chromosome BXJ3-8, Cavendish_Baxijiao_AAA, whole genome shotgun sequence, one genomic window encodes:
- the LOC135645268 gene encoding VQ motif-containing protein 20-like, giving the protein MSPVSREINGSRPAPLKIHKDSHLIYKSSSSSTITTSSYQQQRHHPVIIYTHSPKVIHTQARDFMALVQKLTGLSHSADDDESSSLPPAPPPSNVSRTYKDNKPPAAPVCDDSSSSSENSSFGGDVHVSCSSLTNAGGISPIAFEQVAPPNPFLSEGPLFTPNSSDFFCSSRSFYRYPDSSLFSPSVPNMDNAISSSIMDTMKTYQEY; this is encoded by the coding sequence ATGAGCCCGGTGTCGCGAGAGATAAATGGCTCCCGCCCTGCCCCGCTGAAGATCCACAAGGACTCCCACCTCATCTAcaagtcttcctcctcctccacgatCACCACCTCCTCTTACCAGCAGCAGCGCCACCACCCGGTCATCATCTACACCCACTCGCCCAAGGTTATCCACACGCAGGCTCGAGACTTCATGGCGCTCGTCCAGAAGCTTACCGGCCTCTCCCACTCCGCTGACGACGATGAGTCGTCCTCCCTCCCTCCTGCACCCCCGCCGTCGAACGTCTCGCGCACATACAAGGACAACAAGCCACCTGCTGCGCCTGTCTGCGACGACTCTTCCTCCTCATCGGAGAACAGCAGCTTTGGGGGCGACGTGCATGTCAGCTGTTCGTCGTTGACTAATGCCGGTGGCATATCTCCGATCGCCTTTGAGCAGGTCGCACCACCGAATCCTTTCCTGTCGGAGGGCCCTTTGTTCACCCCCAACTCCTCCGATTTCTTCTGCTCATCGAGGTCATTCTACAGATACCCAGATTCTTCGTTGTTTTCTCCGTCCGTTCCCAACATGGACAACGCCATCTCGTCCTCCATCATGGACACGATGAAGACGTACCAGGAGTACTAA